The following coding sequences lie in one Rutidosis leptorrhynchoides isolate AG116_Rl617_1_P2 chromosome 4, CSIRO_AGI_Rlap_v1, whole genome shotgun sequence genomic window:
- the LOC139839541 gene encoding pumilio homolog 1-like yields MITDSYSKMMSDMGMRSLVSNNDELTLLMREKHRQQLSGSSSSSDREMELNMYRSGSAPPTVEGSLNAVAGLAAEFGGISEDELRADPGYISYYYANVNLNPRLPPPLLSKEDWRFSQRGNGIGNNAIGDRRKVNGNDSRVEWAGNGLIGLGLGSRQKSIAEILQDDISQTASGSRHSSRPASRNTFDENVDLSESHFAHLHQNMASMDPLRSSPNHQVMSSGSHTYASALGASLSRSTTPDPQLVGRTASPRVNGPSDLISGLSGLTLSGNGMTDGIQNTSHLRNGSYQYVGNGSPVNSYMKGPTNGAGGSPSQYQNIDSPGSSLYNGYMMNPASPTMMGGLNLPPLFDNGAGFGLGSSRAGNHSPTGHQGPLMDPLYLQNLSEYAAALNDATIDRELVTLQKAYLAGLLSPQKSQYGVNHGYYGNSGYGLGVGYPGSPLGCGLLPNSAFGSCSPVRHGDRSLRFPSGIRNLVGVESFASSLLDEFKSNKARCFELSEIAGHVVEFSADQYGSRFIQQKLETATTEEKDMVFDEIMPQAFTLMTDVFGNYVIQKFFEHGNATQIRELAEQLNGHVLTLSLQMYGCRVIQKAFEVVDLDQQTKMVAELDGHVMRCVRDQNGNHVIQKCIECVPEDAIHFIISTFYDQVVTLSTHPYGCRVVQRVLEHCHDPKTQSIVMDEILKSIIMLAQDQYGNYVVQHVLEHGKPHERTTIIDQLTGQIVQMSQQKFASNVVEKCLTFGTPEERRTLVTEMLGTTDENEPLQVMMKDQFANYVVQKVLETCDDHQLEMILNRIKVHLNALKKYTYGKHIVARVEKLVAAGERRIGAMGGYAAAAAASAAAAANATT; encoded by the exons ATGATTACTGATAGTTATTCAAAGATGATGTCTGATATGGGTATGCGATCATTGGTTTCAAATAACGATGAATTAACGTTGTTAATGAGGGAAAAACATAGGCAACAATTGTCTGGTAGTTCTAGTAGTAGTGATCGTGAAATGGAGCTTAATATGTACAGAAGTGGGTCGGCCCCACCAACAGTGGAAGGATCATTAAATGCTGTTGCTGGATTAGCAGCAGAATTTGGGGGTATTTCAGAAGATGAGTTAAGGGCTGATCCAGGGTATATTTCTTATTATTATGCTAATGTTAATCTAAACCCTAGGTTACCACCGCCATTGTTGTCGAAAGAGGATTGGCGATTTTCGCAACGTGGTAATGGGATTGGAAATAATGCTATTGGTGATAGGAGGAAAGTCAATGGGAATGATAGTAGGGTTGAATGGGCCGGAAATGGGCTAATTGGGTTGGGTTTAGGGAGCAGGCAGAAGAGCATTGCTGAGATCCTTCAG GATGATATTAGTCAAACCGCTTCTGGCTCTAGGCATTCATCTCGTCCAGCTAGCCGTAACACATTCGATGAAAATGTTGACCTGTCCGAatcacattttgctcatcttcatCAAAATATGGCTTCAATGGACCCACTTCGGTCCAGCCCAAATCATCAGGTGATGTCATCTGGTTCACACACCTACGCTTCGGCTCTTGGTGCATCTTTATCTAGAAGCACCACTCCTGACCCGCAGCTTGTGGGTCGTACTGCTAGCCCACGGGTTAACGGGCCATCCGATCTGATATCCGGTTTATCCGGGTTGACTCTTTCCGGTAACGGTATGACGGATGGAATCCAAAACACTTCCCATTTGCGCAACGGGTCGTATCAGTATGTGGGCAACGGGTCGCCTGTTAATTCGTATATGAAAGGGCCCACCAACGGTGCTGGCGGTTCACCATCTCAATATCAGAATATTGACAGTCCAGGTTCATCTTTATATAATGGTTATATGATGAACCCTGCATCACCAACCATGATGGGTGGGTTAAATTTGCCACCTTTATTTGACAACGGTGCTGGGTTTGGTTTAGGGTCTAGTAGAGCTGGAAATCACAGCCCAACGGGTCATCAGGGCCCACTAATGGACCCGTTGTATCTTCAAAACTTGAGTGAATATGCTGCTGCTTTGAATGATGCAACTATTGATAGGGAACTAGTGACGCTTCAGAAAGCTTACCTGGCTGGTTTGTTATCTCCTCAAAAGAGTCAATACGGTGTTAACCATGGTTACTATGGTAACTCTGGTTATGGGCTTGGTGTTGGGTATCCTGGAAGCCCATTGGGCTGTGGTCTTCTGCCTAATTCGGCTTTTGGGTCATGCAGTCCAGTTAGACATGGTGATCGCAGTTTGCGGTTTCCTTCTGGGATTCGTAATTTAGTTGGAGTTGAAAGTTTTGCATCCTCGTTGCTCGATGAGTTCAAGAGCAATAAAGCCAGGTGCTTTGAGCTGTCTGAAATTGCGGGCCACGTCGTTGAATTCAG TGCGGATCAATACGGAAGTCGTTTTATTCAACAGAAACTTGAGACCGCAACAACCGAAGAGAAAGACATGGTGTTCGATGAAATTATGCCACAAGCTTTTACACTTATGACTGATGTGTTCGGTAATTATGTCATCCAGAAG TTTTTTGAACATGGAAATGCTACACAAATTAGAGAACTAGCTGAACAGCTAAACGGACATGTTCTTACACTTAGTCTTCAGATGTATGGTTGCCGAGTTATCCAAAAG GCGTTTGAGGTTGTTGACCTTGACCAACAAACAAAAATGGTTGCGGAGCTTGATGGTCACGTGATGCGTTGTGTACGTGATCAAAATGGGAATCATGTTATTCAAAAGTGTATTGAGTGTGTACCGGAAGATGCTATTCATTTTATCATTTCTACTTTTTATGATCAAGTTGTAACTTTGTCAACCCATCCCTATGGTTGTCGTGTCGTACAG AGGGTTTTGGAGCACTGTCATGACCCGAAAACGCAAAGCATTGTGATGGACGAAATCTTGAAATCTATTATCATGTTGGCGCAAGACCAATATGGAAATTATGTTGTTCAG CACGTGCTAGAACATGGAAAGCCACATGAGCGTACTACGATTATAGACCAGTTAACCGGGCAGATAGTTCAAATGAGTCAACAAAAGTTTGCCTCGAATGTTGTCGAAAAGTGTTTGACTTTTGGTACCCCAGAGGAACGTCGGACCCTTGTGACCGAAATGTTAGGCACCACTGATGAAAATGAACCACTTCAG GTAATGATGAAGGATCAGTTTGCTAATTACGTTGTGCAGAAAGTTTTGGAGACGTGTGATGACCACCAACTTGAAATGATCCTTAATCGTATCAAGGTTCATCTGAATGCTCTTAAGAAATATACTTATGGGAAACATATAGTTGCTCGTGTCGAGAAACTTGTTGCTGCTGGAG AAAGGAGGATTGGGGCAATGGGTGGATACGCTGCCGCTGCGGCGGCGTCTGCAGCAGCTGCTGCTAATGCTACTACTTAA